The Pocillopora verrucosa isolate sample1 chromosome 2, ASM3666991v2, whole genome shotgun sequence genome has a segment encoding these proteins:
- the LOC131771249 gene encoding uncharacterized protein → MLSFKLFCYISVLQISLMIANAISGPDPVAVYPLNSKYLSREIKDRLPPGILSDVSLAPGIDGKEGGSYQFAGNIGSYIEFPNNGRLDVKHSITILCWVYPQTTGGPLFQYSGTDDWGVHMWIAEGKLFALFSRRNYKSTIYLFYNALALAFNQWHYVGCSYDFISGEANLWLNGESVVKMNIGKEIELATQDEVRIGAVNMDERYFQGRITAAQVYDVALNAEQIKAVEGVGQSADVCADKKPCQNGGECRSSGDSYTCSCLEGFQGKNCENDINECLTLHPCQNGGQCINTQGGYECKCKPGFTGKNCEKDEDDCLNAVCHNGGKCINGINSYTCDCKEGFIGEQCEWEKQGCFKEVKNKNKKAMGKVLGKFTKYKKNIKGAVEACMKAAKGKKLEIFGVRSKFICATTKGNADYKMHGASPKGCKEEGDYGVGVKLANYVYVLKKN, encoded by the exons ATgctgagcttcaagcttttctGTTACATTAGTGTTCTACAGATTTCACTCATGATAGCTAACG CTATCAGTGGACCAGATCCTGTGGCCGTCTATCCTCTAAACAGCAAGTATCTAtcaagagaaattaaagatCGACTGCCCCCAGGTATCCTCAGTGATGTGTCTTTGGCACCTGGAATCGATGGAAAGGAAGGCGGCTCCTACCAATTCGCAGGAAATATTGGCAGTTACATTGAGTTTCCGAATAATGGAAGATTAGACGTAAAGCACTCCATTACGATTTTATGTTGGGTGTATCCTCAGACCACAGGTGGTCCTCTCTTCCAGTACAGCGGTACCGATGACTGGGGTGTTCACATGTGGATTGCAGAGGGAAAGTTGTTTGCTTTGTTCTCACGCAGGAACTACAAATCCACAATCTATCTGTTTTACAATGCTTTGGCTTTGGCTTTTAACCAGTGGCATTACGTGGGATGCTCGTATGACTTCATTTCCGGTGAGGCAAATTTATGGTTAAATGGAGAATCGGTGGTAAAGATGAATATTGGAAAAGAGATTGAACTTGCCACTCAAGATGAAGTTCGAATTGGTGCTGTCAACATGGATGAGCGATACTTTCAGGGAAGAATCACGGCCGCACAAGTTTATGACGTGGCCCTGAACGCTGAGCAAATAAAAGCCGTGGAAGGCGTTGGTCAAAGTG CTGATGTTTGCGCAGACAAAAAGCCCTGTCAGAATGGGGGAGAATGCAGAAGCTCTGGTGACAGCTACACCTGTTCTTGTCTTGAAGGATTCCAGGGAAAAAATTGCGAAAATG ATATCAACGAATGTTTAACTTTACATCCCTGCCAAAATGGTGGACAGTGCATAAACACACAAGGCGGCTACGAATGCAAATGCAAACCTGGGTTTAcaggaaaaaattgtgaaaaag ATGAGGACGATTGTTTAAATGCTGTGTGTCACAATGGAGGAAAGTGTATCAACGGAATCAACAGCTACACGTGTGACTGCAAGGAAGGATTCATTGGAGAACAGTGTG AATGGGAAAAGCAAGGATGCTTTAAAGaagtcaaaaataaaaacaagaaggCTATGGGTAAAGTTCTTGGAAAATTCACAAAGTACAAGAAGAATATCAAAGGTGCTGTGGAGGCTTGTATGAAAGCAGCTAAGGGGAAAAAACTGGAGATCTTTGGGGTTCGTAGCAAATTCATCTGTGCGACAACCAAAGGCAATGCTGATTACAAGATGCATGGTGCATCACCCAAAGGGTGCAAAGAAGAAGGAGATTACGGAGTCGGAGTGAAATTGGCCAATTACGTCTACGTTTTGAAGAAGAATTAG